The DNA region GAGGCTGAACCGCGCGATCGCTCCCGGCTCGTCGACCGAGCGCCCGATCCAGGTCCGGATGCCGTACTTGGCGGACAGCGACGGGGGGAGGATCGGCGACTCCTCGACACGGAACCGCGCGAGCGTGCCGTCGGGGCGGGGAAGCGGGATCGTGACGACCGTCTTGGCGGCCTCCTCGGTGAACTCGCGGGGCGCCCGCGCCAGCTCCGCGGAGAGCGTCTTCCGGTCGAGCCGGAACTTCCCCGGGGCTTCGGGATCGGGCGTCCAGATCGGGGCGCCGGACGCTCTCGCGGCGGTGGCGAGAAACACGCAGGCCAGGACGAGCGCGGGGGTACGAGCGTTCACGGGGGCCTCCTGTCCTTCCCCGTGTACGCGCCACTCGCGACGGATTCAATCGAGTCGGGAGGTGCGCGACCTCGTTGCTATCCACCCGGCTAGGGGAGGACGCCTCAACGCAGCAGGCCGTCCCGCAGCGCCTTGGCCACCGCCTCCGTCCCGGAGTGGACCTCGAGCTTGGCGTAGACCTTTCGCACGTGGAACGCGACCGTCGCCCGGGTCACCCCCAGCGCGGCGGCCGCCGTGCGGTAGTTGTGCCCCTCCGCCAGCAGCTTCAGGACCCGGACCTCGTGCGGCGTCAGGCCGTGGTCCGAGCCGGGCGGCGGGTGCACGCGTGCGAACAACCCCACGACCTGGCGGGCGATCTCCGGCGACATCGGGGCGCCCCCCGCGACCGCTTCCTCGAGGCGCGCGAGGATCTCCTGCGCCGCGGTTTTCTTGAGCAGGTAGCCGCAGGCCCCGGCGCACAGCGCCTTCACGATCCGGTCGTCGTCCTGATACACGGTGAGCACGATCGGGAGCACCTCGGGCCACGACGCCCGGACGCGCCGGATCCCCTCGATGCCGTCCATGCCGGGAAGGCCGAGGTCCACGAGGAGGACCGCCGGAGGCCCGGAGCCGAGGTCGCGCAGCGCCTCCTCCATCGTCCTCCAGGCGCCGGTGCAGGTGAAGCCGGGCGAGTGGGTCACGAGGTCGGCCAGCCCCTCGCGGATCTCCTCGAGGTCCTCGACGATCCCGACCGAAATCGGCGCCTGCGCGGGATTGAGGGCGTGCACGGCGGGATCCTACGACCGCCCACCCGGGCGCGTCGCCGTCCACCTGGATAGGAGTCGACGCGGACGGGCGGGAACCTCGAGCAGTACCTCGGTCCCACCCGCGGGGTACGGCCGGACGAACAGGGTTCCGCCCAGTGCTGCCGCCCTGCGCTGCATGCTCTCGAGCCCCGAGCCTCCGGACCGCTCGCCGGAGACGATCCCGACCCCGTCGTCGCGGACGACGAGGGCGAGGCCGTCCCCGCGCCTGGCGAGCCGCACCTCGACCGTTCGGGCCTCCGCGTGCCGGGCCGCATTGCGAAGCGCTTCCTTGAAGACGAGGTAGATCTCGCGCCGGGCTTCCGGGTCCAGGCGCGCATCGGCGTCGTCCTCGGGAAGGTCGAGCACGAGCCGCACGTCCCCCTCGGCGAACAGGTCCACCGCGAACCTCCTCATCCGGTGGACCAGATCGGAAACGCGGTCCCGCGCGGGGTTGATGGACCAGACCACGTCGCTCATGGCGTCCACGACCCCGCCGGACAATTCCGTGATCCGCGCGAGCGACGTCCACGCCGCCGCTTCGCCCCGCGCGGCCTGACGGCTGGCGAGTTGGCTCAAGACCGCGATCTGCGACAGGCTCGCCCCCACGTCGTCGTGGAGGTCGGTGGCGATCCGGGTGCGGACGCGCTCGAGCTCCAGCAGGCGCGCCACGCGCATCCGGTAGGCGGTGACCGCGGCCGTCGCCAGCGTCAATCCCACGGCCGTGAGGAACCAGCCCCGGCGCCAGAGCGGGGGTCGAATCGAGAACGCAGCCGCCACGGGCTCGCCGGTGAGTCCCTCTCCGTCCACCGCCCGGACCTCGAAGCGGTAACGACCTGGGGCGACGCTCGCGACCACGACGGACCGCGAGGTGGCGGGAGCGCTCCAGTCGTCGGATGCGCCGAGCAGTCGCCACTGGAACCGCATCGTCTCGCCGGCGCGGAAGCTCGGTGCCGTGAAGGTGAACTCCAGCGTGCGCTCGTCGCTCGCGAGTGTCGTCGATCCCGCGGGATCACGCTCCACCCCCGCCACGCGCAGGCCGGTCAGATACACCCGCGGGGGCGTCGTATCGCCCGCCGGCGCGGGCAACAGGCGCGCCACGCCGTGACTGGTTCCGATCCACAGGGCACCCGACGGGTCGCGGAGCAGGCACGCGATCCGGTTGGAGGGGAGACCGTCGGCGGTCGTAAGCCGCCGCACGGCCCCCGTCGCGGGATCGAGACGTTCCACGCCGTGGCTTCCCCCGACGTACACACGGCCCAGCAGGTCGTCGACCACCGTGCTCGCCTCGAAGGTGAACAGTCCCTCGGTGGCGCCGTACGCGCGGAAGGAGGGGCGGTTGGAGGCCGCCCTCTCGACGCGCACGAGCGCGGGGCGCCCCGCGATCCACAAGTCGCCCTTGCCGTCGCGGTAGATCGCGGCCGCGCGACGCTGCCTCTCCGGGTCGACCTCCTCCCATCCCTCGATCCGACCGTCGCGGTAGCGGAACACCCCGCCGTCGTACAGCCCGAACCAGACGTTCCCCGCCGCATCCTCGGCGAAGGCGTTTCCGGTCGCGTATTCGGGAAGACCGTCCTCCGCCCCGAAGCAGCGAACGCGGTCCCCGTCACCCGCCACACGGCACACCCCGCGACGCGCGTCCATGACGCCGAACCAGACACTGCCGTCGCTCGCCGCAAACACGCGGTGGACCAGGTCGAGAGGGAGGCCGTCGGTCGTGCGGAGCACGCGCACCGGCCGCGCCGTCGCGAGGTCCCGCACATTCGTCCCTGGGGCGTACACGGCCAGCCCACCGTAGGTGGCGACCCACAGCCTCCGATCGCGGCCTCGGGCGAGAATCTGGTGCGAGCCCCATCCTCGGACGATCTCCGGACGGATGGCCCAGGTGGAGATGCGCGGATGCGCTTCGCTTCCGAGCGAGGCGAAGCGCAGGCCGCCCAGCACCACGACCAGATCCTCGCCGGGCTCGAGCCAGAGCGCCTGGACTTGCGTCGGAGCCGGCACGCCGTCGGACTCCTCCCAGCGGGTCAGCCCCTCGGCGCCGAGTCGCGCGGCGCCGGCGACGAGCGTTCCGGCCCACAGATTTCCCTGGAGATCCCGGACAACGCCGTACGCTTGGTTGTCGGGAAGCCCTTGCGCCCGCCCGATCGTGACGTGGCGCCGGTGACCCGGAGATCCCTCGATCCGCACCAGGCCGCGGTCGCTCGTCCCGATCCAGATCGTGCCGTCGGCGTCCTCCCAGAAACCCCGGGGGAACGGGCTGGGGCATCCCGTGGACGGGTCGAGGCGCTCGAGGATCGTGGGGTCCCCTCCGGGGCCGACGCCCAAGCACCAGGCTCCGCTCCCCACGGTGAGAAGCCACGGCCGGCCGGCGCGATCCAGGGTCATGGAAGGCAACCAGCCCCACCCCGAGTTGACCTGCTCCTCGTAGGAGAGCGGCAACGTCCGGGTTGTCCCGTCCGAGCCGACCCGGGTGATCCCGTACGTCCGCGCCGCCCACAACGCTCCCTCGCCGTCGTACGCGGCGGCCCACACGTGCTCCGCGGACTTGCGCTCGGGGAGCGGGGCGGGGCCGAGGTCCACCGGCTCCACCCGCGTCGCGCCGTCCTTCGAAACCAGGCGCGCGGCGCCGCGCGACCCCGCGAGGAGCAGCGCGCCGTCGGGGGCGACCCCCATGGCGAAGACATCCCCCACGTGGCGCTCGAGGGCTGGGGACGCGACCGGCTCGAACTCGGCCCCTCCTGTCGAGCGACGGGGAGGGCGCCGGACCACGCGCTGCGAGACCAGGGCGTAGAGACTCCCGTCGGCATCCTCGGCCAGCGCCCACGCCGAGGGAACCGGAAGACCGTCGTCGATGCCGAAGTTCCGGAACGTGTGCCCGTCGAAACGCGAGACCCCCGCGTTCGTCGCGAGCCACAGGAACCCCTGCCGGTCCTGGAGGATCGCGCGGACGTGGTCCCCCGCCAGCCCCTCCCCCGACCCATAGGCGCGGAAGGGCAGCCGCTCGGCGGAGGCAGGGCCGCACACCCCGACCAGGGACGCGGTCAGGAGAAGGGAACGCCCCAGGGAACTCGTCGAAGCAACCACGCGGCCGCGGATTATGCTTCGAGTCGCGCCCGCCGAGGGCCTCAAGGAGGCGCTCCGGCAGAGGACCTTCTCGGACGCGATCGTTAGGTCACTCCCGCGTCCCCGCCTCGTGGCCGGAGAGCTTGAAGAAGCCGGGGTCGACGGTCAGCCTGCGCGACTTGAATCGCCAGCCCTCGGGCGTGCGGACGACGACGCTCCTGTCGTATCGACCGGTCGCGACCACTCGCGGCTGCTCGGCCACCTCGAGGACGATCATGTCGTGGGTGACGTGCACCTCGTCCGCGTGGATCGGCTCGATGAGGAGGTTCGTCGCCTGATGGCGCTTCCCGTTGGCCATACCGCCGGGCCCGACGTGCCGCTTCTCGAATTCGTAGAGGTCGTTCCAGGTCGGCATCGAACCGAACGGGCCGCTCTCGTATCCCCCGAACTCCTCCGGGGAGACCCAGCATTCCATGAAGGCATCGGCGTCCGCGTCGTCGGTCGTGATGCAGTAACGCGCCACCAGGTTGCGGATCTCACGATCGTCTCGAAGCGTCAGGTCGCTCATGGTCGTTCTCCTCGTTTGGGCCCGGGGCCCGGGACGGTTCGGACGCGGCGCCTTCCCTGCGGCGCCTCCCGAATCCGGCGAGGGATCCTAGAAACGGGTCCGGCGGATCGCTATCACTTCGTCGTACCGCTGTGTCCTGCATAATGGGACAATGGACGTGCGGGAGATCGTCGCCTTCGTCGCCGTCGCGCGGTGGTCGAGCTTCACCCGCGCGGCGCAGCAGCTCGGGATGCCCAAGCAAACGCTCAGCCGGAAGGTGCGCTCCCTCGAGCGCCGCCTTGGCGTCCGGCTTCTCGATCGCACCACCCGGAGCGTCGGGTTGACCGACGCCGGCCGCCGCCTGCTCGATCGCGCCTCCGATCCCCTCGAACGGATCGAACGCGCGGTCGAGGAGGTTCGCGCCACCGAACGCGAACCGGCGGGCGAATTGCGCATCGCCTGTCCCCAGCTGTTCGGCCGGTCGTTCCTTCCTTCGGTGATCGACCGTTACCTCGAACGCTACCCCGACGCCTCCGTTTCGGTCCGGCTCGTCGACGCGATCACGCCACCGACCTGGGAAGGCCTCGACGTCCTCGTCCACGTCGGCGACTGGCGGGATTCGCCGGCGAAGCGCACGTCCCTCGGGCAGGCGATCAACCATTGTTATGCGTCGCCGGCCTACCTCGATCGGGTAAGAACGCCCGCCGAGCCCGAGGATCTGAGCGCGCTCGACGGCATCACGTACACCCGCGAGGCGAGCCGCGCGACCTGGACGCTCCGACGCGGGCGGCACAGGCGCCGGGTCGTCATCCGATCGAGGCTCAAGGTCAACGACGCGGAACTCGCCCTCGGCCTCGTTCTCGCGGGCCGCGGCGTCGCGCAGCTCCCCCGGTTCCTGTGCGATCCCCACGTCGCCGCCGGAACGCTCGTCCGGCTCCTTCCGGATTGGCGCGTCGAGATCGGCCCCATCGTCGCCCTGACCCGACCTGACGCCCGCCGCCCGGCCAAGGTCGAAGCGTTCCTCCGCCTTCTGGGAGCATCCGTCCGCGGGGTGACCGAACGCCGCGGTGCGTGACGGGAGATTCGGCGCGCGGCGGCGAACGACGGGCCGCCCTACGGATACCCGCCCGTCGCTTCCCGGCTTCGGACGTGGTCTAGCATGGTGCCTCGATGAGTCCCACGGGGATCGGGTTCGGCGTCTTCGTCTGCACCTTCGGGGGTGTCCTGCTCGGGATGGCCGTGCGCCGGCGGCTACCCGAGTACCACCTCGACGCGGACTCCCGCGACACGGTGAAGCTCGGGGTCGGGTTGATCGCCACGATGACGGCGCTGGTCCTGGGCCTGATCACCGCGACCGCCAAGGGGACGTTCGACGCGACGGAAACGGCGGTGAGGCACGTCGCCATGGAGACCCTCACCCTCGACCGCGTGCTCGCGCGCTACGGCCCCGAGACCCGGGAGTTTCGCACGGCACTCCGCGATTCCCTCGCCCGCCGGGTCGACGCGACCTGGCCGAGGGACGGGTCGCGGCCGTCCGCGGTCGATCCGTGGAGCGGCGCCGAGAGCGCGGAGCGCCTTCTGGACCGCATCCGGGCGCTCACCCCCCAGACCGAGGCCCAGCGCCAGTACCGCGCCCAGGCCGTCGAGTTGTCGGAGTCGCTGCTGGAGTTCCGGTGGAGGTCCGCGGGGGAGGCCTCCTCGATCCCCGTCCCGTTCCTGGCGATCCTCGTCTTCTGGCTCGCGGTGACGTTCACCATCTTCGGGATCCTCGCCCCGAGCAACGGCACCGTGTATTCGATCCTGCTCGTCTGCGCGCTGTCGGTTTCGAGCGCGGTGTTCCTGGTGCTCGAGATGGACGGGCCGTTCGACGGGCTGCTCCGGGTCTCCCCGGACTCGCTGCGCTACGCGCTGGAGCACATCGGCCGGTAACGCTCCTCGACGCTACTTCGCCCCCGTCGTCGCTTCGTGCTCCTCCTTCAGGTCCTCCCAGGTCTTCCGGAACTCCTTCTCCTCTTCCTTGGTGAGGATCCGGAAGGGGACCTGGACCTCGCCCCCCGCGAACTTCACCTTGAGCCAGTGCTGGCCGGTCCTGATGCCGCCGGGAACGTGGAAGTAGAGGCGACCGAGACAGGCGGTCTGGAAGTTCAGCTCGACCTGGTCGTAGCTGAGGTTGCGTCGATCGGGATCCGAGAAGAAGCCGAGCGTGCACCGTCGGACGACGTCTCCGGGGAAATAGGAGATGACGTCCCGCGACGCGGTCGCCATCGTCTGGATTCCCCGAAGGTCGACGGCCTGGTAGGCCGTTTGCGTCGGCAGCGGCAGGATCGTGCCGTCCGGCGTCTGAAGCGAGAACGCGTCGCGCTTCACGACCTGAGGATCCGTCCCCTTGCGCACCGTCAGCCCGACGTCGAGGAGCAGCCACTCCTCCCCGACGGAGGCGTTCGCGGTCCGGTACCCGAGGGTCACGTACCCCTCGTTGTTGTACGCGACCCTCACGTATTGCCCCATGAGCGTGAAGAACTCGGGGACGGTCGGCTCGGGGATCTTCGGTTGCGGCTTGTCCTGCGCCGGCGCGGGCGCAAAGGACGCGCCGAGGAGCGCCGCCAGGATCCAACCGACTGCCGTTCGCTTTCGGAATGCCATCGCGGCGTCCTCCCGCCGCGGAGTGTAGCCCTTTGCCGTCCCGATCGGGGGCGCGCCGACGCCCGCGGACACGACGCAGCGTCGGGCGCGCCTCACCGAGCCGCGGGACGCCGGTCTCGCGTCATCGGGGCGGCCGTGTACGACGCCGTGATCGGCCCGGCTTCGCCGGACGACGAGGCCCGGATCGATCGGGCACGCGATGAGGTCCGTGCCGAGC from Candidatus Polarisedimenticolaceae bacterium includes:
- a CDS encoding LysR substrate-binding domain-containing protein: MDVREIVAFVAVARWSSFTRAAQQLGMPKQTLSRKVRSLERRLGVRLLDRTTRSVGLTDAGRRLLDRASDPLERIERAVEEVRATEREPAGELRIACPQLFGRSFLPSVIDRYLERYPDASVSVRLVDAITPPTWEGLDVLVHVGDWRDSPAKRTSLGQAINHCYASPAYLDRVRTPAEPEDLSALDGITYTREASRATWTLRRGRHRRRVVIRSRLKVNDAELALGLVLAGRGVAQLPRFLCDPHVAAGTLVRLLPDWRVEIGPIVALTRPDARRPAKVEAFLRLLGASVRGVTERRGA
- a CDS encoding nuclear transport factor 2 family protein, which produces MSDLTLRDDREIRNLVARYCITTDDADADAFMECWVSPEEFGGYESGPFGSMPTWNDLYEFEKRHVGPGGMANGKRHQATNLLIEPIHADEVHVTHDMIVLEVAEQPRVVATGRYDRSVVVRTPEGWRFKSRRLTVDPGFFKLSGHEAGTRE
- a CDS encoding response regulator transcription factor, translating into MHALNPAQAPISVGIVEDLEEIREGLADLVTHSPGFTCTGAWRTMEEALRDLGSGPPAVLLVDLGLPGMDGIEGIRRVRASWPEVLPIVLTVYQDDDRIVKALCAGACGYLLKKTAAQEILARLEEAVAGGAPMSPEIARQVVGLFARVHPPPGSDHGLTPHEVRVLKLLAEGHNYRTAAAALGVTRATVAFHVRKVYAKLEVHSGTEAVAKALRDGLLR
- a CDS encoding two-component regulator propeller domain-containing protein: MCGPASAERLPFRAYGSGEGLAGDHVRAILQDRQGFLWLATNAGVSRFDGHTFRNFGIDDGLPVPSAWALAEDADGSLYALVSQRVVRRPPRRSTGGAEFEPVASPALERHVGDVFAMGVAPDGALLLAGSRGAARLVSKDGATRVEPVDLGPAPLPERKSAEHVWAAAYDGEGALWAARTYGITRVGSDGTTRTLPLSYEEQVNSGWGWLPSMTLDRAGRPWLLTVGSGAWCLGVGPGGDPTILERLDPSTGCPSPFPRGFWEDADGTIWIGTSDRGLVRIEGSPGHRRHVTIGRAQGLPDNQAYGVVRDLQGNLWAGTLVAGAARLGAEGLTRWEESDGVPAPTQVQALWLEPGEDLVVVLGGLRFASLGSEAHPRISTWAIRPEIVRGWGSHQILARGRDRRLWVATYGGLAVYAPGTNVRDLATARPVRVLRTTDGLPLDLVHRVFAASDGSVWFGVMDARRGVCRVAGDGDRVRCFGAEDGLPEYATGNAFAEDAAGNVWFGLYDGGVFRYRDGRIEGWEEVDPERQRRAAAIYRDGKGDLWIAGRPALVRVERAASNRPSFRAYGATEGLFTFEASTVVDDLLGRVYVGGSHGVERLDPATGAVRRLTTADGLPSNRIACLLRDPSGALWIGTSHGVARLLPAPAGDTTPPRVYLTGLRVAGVERDPAGSTTLASDERTLEFTFTAPSFRAGETMRFQWRLLGASDDWSAPATSRSVVVASVAPGRYRFEVRAVDGEGLTGEPVAAAFSIRPPLWRRGWFLTAVGLTLATAAVTAYRMRVARLLELERVRTRIATDLHDDVGASLSQIAVLSQLASRQAARGEAAAWTSLARITELSGGVVDAMSDVVWSINPARDRVSDLVHRMRRFAVDLFAEGDVRLVLDLPEDDADARLDPEARREIYLVFKEALRNAARHAEARTVEVRLARRGDGLALVVRDDGVGIVSGERSGGSGLESMQRRAAALGGTLFVRPYPAGGTEVLLEVPARPRRLLSRWTATRPGGRS